The Sphingomonas sanxanigenens DSM 19645 = NX02 genome includes a region encoding these proteins:
- a CDS encoding urease subunit beta — protein MSADPIPGEIIPADGEILLNADRPVIRLAVANTGDRPIQVGSHYHFAETNPALDFDRGAARGHRLDIAPGTAVRFEPGQTREVALIPYAGTRTVTGFRGEVMGPL, from the coding sequence ATGAGCGCCGATCCGATTCCGGGCGAGATCATCCCCGCCGATGGCGAGATCCTCCTCAATGCCGATCGCCCGGTGATCCGCCTGGCCGTCGCCAACACCGGCGATCGCCCGATCCAGGTCGGCAGCCATTATCATTTCGCCGAGACCAACCCGGCACTCGATTTCGACCGCGGCGCGGCGCGCGGCCACCGGCTGGACATCGCGCCCGGCACCGCGGTGCGCTTCGAGCCCGGCCAGACGCGCGAGGTGGCGTTGATCCCCTATGCCGGCACCCGCACCGTGACCGGCTTCAGGGGCGAGGTGATGGGGCCGCTATGA
- a CDS encoding urease subunit gamma, which produces MNLTPREKDKLLVAMAAIVARNRLERGVKLNHPESIALITEHVVEGARDGRSVAELMASGGHVLHRDQVMPGIAEMIHDIQVEATFPDGTKLVTVHRPIR; this is translated from the coding sequence ATGAACCTCACCCCCCGCGAGAAAGACAAGCTGCTCGTCGCGATGGCGGCGATCGTCGCGCGCAACCGGCTCGAGCGCGGGGTGAAGCTCAACCATCCCGAAAGCATCGCGCTGATCACCGAGCATGTCGTGGAGGGTGCGCGCGACGGGCGCAGCGTCGCCGAACTGATGGCGAGCGGCGGCCATGTGCTGCACCGCGACCAGGTGATGCCCGGCATCGCCGAGATGATCCACGACATCCAGGTCGAGGCGACCTTTCCCGACGGCACCAAGCTCGTCACCGTGCACAGGCCGATCCGATGA